One region of Tachysurus fulvidraco isolate hzauxx_2018 chromosome 9, HZAU_PFXX_2.0, whole genome shotgun sequence genomic DNA includes:
- the LOC113653226 gene encoding leukotriene B4 receptor 1-like, with protein sequence MQQLNSSNSSLIAPVSTENLIASSVLAFCFILGVPGNIAVMVRLSGWLKRGSFTPRLMLSLAISDLLTLIFLPVWIWDLLHEWVFGLVLCKLLSYMVYLSLYCSILCVVLMSMQRYIQVLHPEKWKKLGRKGKKILLSGMWMLSAVFSCYALVQRSLSLNKKERLQCRLSYRYDVERVATLTWQMIIFVASFTIVSYFYFHLHRGVNNSAFFSSNSLTKLVTRIVVCFFIFWIPGQISNIVIIFAAFTGNGSLLRSAVSVDNITTALAFINSCVNPFLYAFSARALQQGTAGTDDP encoded by the coding sequence ATGCAGCAGCTCAACTCATCTAACAGCTCGCTCATCGCTCCTGTCTCTACTGAGAACCTGATTGCCAGTAGTGTGTTGGCATTTTGCTTCATACTGGGAGTCCCTGGTAATATTGCTGTAATGGTGCGTCTGTCTGGATGGCTGAAGAGAGGCAGTTTCACCCCGAGACTGATGCTAAGCCTGGCCATATCAGATCTACTCACTCTGATTTTTCTGCCAGTTTGGATTTGGGATCTTCTGCATGAATGGGTGTTTGGCTTGGTCTTGTGTAAGCTTCTCTCTTACATGGTCTACTTAAGCCTCTACTGCAgcatactgtgtgtggtgttgatgagCATGCAGCGATACATCCAAGTGCTGCATCCTGAGAAATGGAAGAAGCTtggcagaaaaggaaagaagatccTTTTGAGTGGGATGTGGATGTTAAGTGCAGTTTTTTCTTGCTATGCTCTTGTACAGCGCAGTCTAAGCTTGAACAAAAAAGAACGTCTTCAGTGCAGGCTAAGCTATCGGTACGATGTTGAAAGAGTGGCTACTTTAACCTGGCAGATGATAATATTTGTGGCTTCATTCACCATCGTATCTTATTTCTACTTTCATCTTCACAGAGGAGTTAATAACTCAGCTTTCTTTAGCAGTAACTCATTGACCAAGCTGGTGACCAgaattgtggtgtgtttttttattttttggatccCGGGTCAAATCTCCAACATTGTGATCATCTTTGCTGCATTCACTGGGAATGGCAGTCTGTTAAGATCTGCAGTATCTGTAGATAATATTACTACAGCTCTGGCTTTTATCAACAGTTGTGTGAACCCCTTCCTGTACGCTTTCTCTGCTCGGGCTCTTCAACAGGGAACAGCTGGAACAGATGATCCTTAG
- the LOC113653260 gene encoding C-X-C chemokine receptor type 2-like: MQQLNSSNSSLTTPVSTVNLISSSVLAVCFILGVPGNIAVMVHLSGWLKRGSFTPRLMLSLAISDLFTLISLPVWIWALLHGWVFGLVLCKLLSYILYLNLYCSVLCVVLMSMQRYIQVLHPEKWKKLGRNGKKILLSAMWMLSAVFSCYALVVRNESRDREKLLQCRLNYQNKVERVATLIWEIIILVASSTIVSYFYFHLYRGVNNSAFFSSNSFTKVVTRIVVCSFIIWFPVQISNIVIIFATLTGNDSLLSSAESGDNVTSALVFINSCVNPFLYAFSARARQQGVAGTDNP, encoded by the coding sequence ATGCAGCAGCTCAACTCATCCAACAGCTCGCTCACCACTCCTGTCTCTACTGTGAACCTGATTTCCAGTAGTGTGCTGGCAGTTTGCTTCATACTGGGAGTTCCTGGTAATATTGCTGTAATGGTGCATCTGTCTGGATGGCTGAAGAGAGGCAGTTTCACCCCGAGACTGATGCTAAGCCTGGCTATATCAGATCTATTCACTCTGATTTCTCTGCCGGTTTGGATTTGGGCTCTTCTGCATGGCTGGGTGTTTGGCTTGGTCTTGTGTAAGCTTCTTTCTTACATATTGTACTTAAACCTTTACTGCAGcgtactgtgtgtggtgttgatgagCATGCAGCGATACATCCAAGTGCTGCATCCTGAGAAATGGAAGAAGCTTGGCAGAAATGGAAAGAAGATCCTATTGAGTGCTATGTGGATGTTAAGTGCAGTCTTTTCATGCTATGCTCTTGTAGTGCGCAATGAAAGTCGGGACAGAGAAAAACTTCTTCAGTGCAGGCTAAATTATCAGAATAAGGTTGAAAGAGTGGCTACATTAATATGGGAGATTATAATATTGGTAGCTTCATCTACCATCGTATCTTATTTCTACTTTCACCTTTACAGAGGAGTTAATAACTCAGCTTTTTTTAGCAGTAACTCATTTACAAAGGTGGTGACGAGAATTGTAGTGTGTTCCTTCATTATTTGGTTCCCGGTTCAAATCTCCAATATTGTGATCATCTTTGCTACATTGACTGGGAATGACAGTCTGTTAAGTTCTGCAGAATCTGGAGACAATGTTACTTCAGCTTTAGTTTTTATTAACAGTTGTGTGAACCCCTTCCTGTACGCTTTCTCTGCTCGGGCTCGACAACAGGGAGTAGCTGGAACAGATAATCCTTAG